The sequence below is a genomic window from Nitrospinota bacterium.
TAGGGATTCCTGAAGTTCTCCGACTATTTTCTGGGCTTTTGAGAGGTAAAGTCCCCTGCCGGCGATATCATTTTCCCGCATTTTCTTTTTGCATTCATTCAGGAAGCGTATCGCCCCATCGTACATCATCAATACCAGTTTCATTTTTCCGGCGGTACTTACTTCGTTTACCTTGTACGTTTGCAGATGCCTGTAGCTCATTTAATCTCCCTCATTGTTATTTCCTCAATCCCGGCAGGTTGGCGAGCTGATTTGTAAGATATTCGCTCTGCCCTTTGAGCCGGGACATCAGCACTTCAAGTTTTACGTATTTTTCGGTAAGGTTTTTCTCCTTGAGAGCTATCCTGTCCTCCATCGATTTTATGTCGTCGCCAAATCCTTTATGAAGCTGTTCCAGGTGCCGCCGCTGATTGAAAACGGCGCCCTCTGTTGAAAATTCGGTAAGATAACTGGTCTGGAATTTCACCTGTTCGGCAATACCGACAACCGGCGTAAACGATCCCGTCTGGCCAGACCTTAAGGTCGACATCGGTGCCCTTATCAACAGGCCCTCAAGGTCAGAACCTTTCGGCCCTTCCCAGAAGTTCCCCGAATTTTTCAAAGTTATCCATTCGCTCTGGCCCTGCCTGCGCATCAGTATTTCATTTACACCGGATACGGGATTTGGCCTCACCTGAGTGTCATACCTGCCGGAAACCGTCGCTCCGCTTGCGTCGCTGAATGAAAAACTTCCGGAGCCGGACGATACAAACAGGTTTGTCACGCTCAGTATGTTCTTCTGTATTGCAACCCTGAGTGTCGCTTCGTCAACCGCTATCTTGTTCTGGGAATCGCTTTTTATCCCTATCTGCGGCAGAGAACTGTACCATCCTGAACCTGCGTTTGCTGTCCCTACAGTGCTCGAAAAAATCGTCCTTAGACGGTACTGAATATTCTTCAGGGTGCTGTTTCCAAAGAGAATGCCTGATTCCCTGGTTGTTACGTCGTAATAATCATGTTCCTTGGTTTTGTCCATGAAATCGTTGTAGGCGTTTACGAAGCCTTTTACGTTGGCAACTAGGTCGTCCGGATTGCTTTCAAAAGTAATGG
It includes:
- the fliD gene encoding flagellar filament capping protein FliD yields the protein MAISVGGLASGLDTTSIITKLMELEKRPVEMVKQKQTKVKDQMAAWQEINTKLLALETAAGRINKASEFKGVKGAFENNNTSQKSDVVTVTPNTNISSGSYSFTVNQLAKAQKIVSDNTFSSLDANTGLKTMSITTANGTTEFTESTLSGLASAINADTSLGLTATTINTGGSSNPAYRLLLSSNVAGADAAFSVSAEYYPNWSGFDNQTMNFTETQSAQDAVVELDGMTITRKENSFDDLIDGVKFDLLSTGSGTITFESNPDDLVANVKGFVNAYNDFMDKTKEHDYYDVTTRESGILFGNSTLKNIQYRLRTIFSSTVGTANAGSGWYSSLPQIGIKSDSQNKIAVDEATLRVAIQKNILSVTNLFVSSGSGSFSFSDASGATVSGRYDTQVRPNPVSGVNEILMRRQGQSEWITLKNSGNFWEGPKGSDLEGLLIRAPMSTLRSGQTGSFTPVVGIAEQVKFQTSYLTEFSTEGAVFNQRRHLEQLHKGFGDDIKSMEDRIALKEKNLTEKYVKLEVLMSRLKGQSEYLTNQLANLPGLRK